Genomic DNA from Rana temporaria chromosome 1, aRanTem1.1, whole genome shotgun sequence:
GGGAATGTCTCCAATTTCTCCACCTCCACTGAGGCACTGCATACGTTTTTGTTTGGATCAGCTCGATTCTAGCTCACTAATTACATCTTTTTAAAGTATAAGGCATTTATTGGCTTATGCTTCCCTCTGGTTTTGCAAGCCAATGTAATTTTATTGCGGTGGTACTGCAATTTTTAGTGTAATGATACTCTATATTAAAGATTTATAGATTAAATTGCACAGCTTTTATATGAACAATAAAAATGGAATTTAAATGGCCCCTGGGACCatgattacgattttttttttttttggctagatTAAAAAAAAGAGCTGTATGTATTCAGACTGATACAGTATAAGTGGATTATGATACGAAAACCTTTTGACATGCTTGTAGTTGTACATGCAtacgtgactggcctcaggtgatgcagAGATCAAAGCAATCCTCTTGCATAAATTGCACCCTCActcctacatccattcaaagtgatgaatttaaaaagcatGTCTGAGTTCAGAAAGGGGAGTTGAGATCTCGCTCTGCAGATTTGAGGGAAGGAATgccccttcacacaggaacagggctgaggctgtcaatcagctgaagAGTCCTCCCATCACCTTTTCTCGTGTCGGGAGTGATTCATGCTAATGGCAGAGGAACAAAGCTTCAGAATGAAATGACAGTGCTCTCACTTGAGACAAGTACACGCTATAGagtgatatgctttgttcatatttcatgtctcaggtttacaaccactttgaccaTATTAAGTTGGCATACTTTACTGTATAGTATTTCATTAAATAAATGTATAGCCTCAGGAAACTGGGGAATTGAGTTTGGTAATCTATTTCAAATTCTGTTGCAAATTCTGCTGATGACATGGCCGTTAAAGGGTTTCTGTGAGCATTTTCTACAGCTAACACTTGCCAATGGACGGTTTGCACACACTTGATTGTAGGACTAGTACAAGAATTGCAAAACCTGGTGGAGGTTTTACTGCAGCAGTCCTTAAATCTGATCAGAGGTATTAAGGGCCTCTAAACATGTTGTCCTATGGTGGTGTACTGCAGCACGCTTAACATTAagtcctcatgcacactggtcatttgactttttttttttttttttcctacagtccctaaactctccatgttatcctatgtgttgtccatgcacacataggctgttatcagcagttttgggcagtggcttttttttttgcagtaaaaaaaaaacccacaactgGTGGGTTCTGAGATGTTTTTCAGCTATAAAAATGCGTAAACGCTCAAATGTCACTCGCCAGCACTTTATTTTTGATCCTTTGAAAAAGGCGGggaacgctattgcaaaaacattgaACTCGCTGCAAAGCTACTGATGTTTTCATACgttttaatgtccagtgtgcatgaggcctaaacgcTTTAActgccagaagattttacccccttcatgaccaggccatttcttgacatttagcactgtgctactttaactggtaactgCACAATTAAGGtatgtgctgctttttttttttttttttttttttttttttttcctggtgttCTGAAGCTTGGTCTAATTCTTGGTGAAAGGACTGGTGCTTGGATTTTTCAAGACTAAGATTAATCTTCACAGGTTGCAACTACAAAGCTCAAGCCATCATTTACTTGTGAAAGGACTTGGCTCACTGAATTAAAGGAGACGATTGGTCTCCTCGAATTGCTACTAAAGGTTACTCGAGTATCCTACAATTCTCCACTGGCTATCAAAGTTCAAGCTTTTGTAGCAAAATGGACTAAAAGCACTGTATCCTGGGTCTTTCACCTGTCCCTTTAGTGCATCAGGTGACATATATTTGTGTGCCCAGCGTAAAGGACTGTGGGAGGAGTAGGACTCCCATGGGAAAGACACACCTGCCTCTCCAGGTGAGACAGGAAGCCTAATGCTTCAGTTGGGGGTCGCCTCCACAGAATGAAATTGGAAGAAATGGCCGCACACCACTGTAGATCCAAAATCCTATTTGGACATCCCAAAAATTACAGGAATCAGAATGCTGGGTAGACATGTTTCACGCATGTGAAGTGTGCGAAATGCATCTACACagcaaataaaaaattattttgaccTACAGTGGTGTGCGGCCATTTCTTCTAATTTCATGAGTAGTTCTCCTCCTGTCAGATAATTGCTATACCTGATTGTGtctggactacatatcccagggatCTTTGCTGCTAATGGGAAGATTGCTGGGAGTAGCTAAAAAAGAAGCAGAAAGACTGAATGGCGCTTCCAGGCCTGACGCAAGATGGACCTCTGTGAGACACAGCAAGGGAGGTTGTGGCCTACCATGCAGAGTTCCACCCTCCAACCCGTAACCTGAGGAGCCTAGCTCGGTCGTTTGCTGTCGGACATCCTTCCAGCACCACTCGGGTCACCTGCCTTTCGGTGTGTCAAGCTTCACATCGGGACCGTGGATCTGCTGCACGAGTGTCTACATGAGTTCCTGTCCAGAAGACATTGGAGCAGTCTGGTCGGTGGTGAGAGGACAATCGCCTAACCTTTATCCATTCTTTGTCATTTACACGGAGACGCCTTCACACCAGGAATACTTGATTGAATCTATTGAATATTGTGCTTAAGACAACTCTATCCTTCCACACTACAATAAATCCAATGTTTACCACCCCACCTAATCGGATTACAGTTAACGTGCTCCCACGTACCGGTGAAGAACATCAGAGCTGAGACGTGGACCTTATTGCCATTACTGATAAAAGGGCCTCTCCTTGTACTCTCATTCTTGATGCTGTTCGCCCTCCTTATGATGGCAGTATAGGCTGGCCAGATTCATCTTTCAGAGGGTCAGTACAGTCGGTTAGCTGTAACCTCCTTTTAGGGAGGTAGGCAGCCCTATTTCTCAATGAAGTGTTTATACAGCATTTGCTTCATTAATATTGTCTTATGTCTTTTTTGGAGGAATTCTTTTGCAGAGTTGGCACTGTTCCTAAACTCGGCAGATTTattactcctccccccccccaccctttttgTAACCACCTTCTTTATTGGTTCCAGTAAAATATTCTTAGAACCTAAATATGCCAAGTGTCGGGTTTATTACTCTACAGcacaggtggcaaacacaaggcccacgggccgaatccggccctccaggccatttcatgtggccctcgcacctctccggcagctgcaggagagctccagccctcctctggtcctcctccagcccaTTAAtttttgctttcaagcaatgcatccagcttcttcccagcagcataaggaaaggggtacACTGTGTTGTAAGGGAGAGCGAAGGACCCAACTTCttatggtgggggggctcttgacctctaatgaagggggaggggatgcgctggacacctaatcttacagatacaaccggcccttttgagggcaatcgtaatgctgatgcggcccaccatgaaatttagtttgacacccctgctctacagcatACCAGAGTGTCGGCAAGTAAGTAGTCCTCCAGGGGGGCCGTGCCATATTCCTAGACTAGTTATTGAGTCATTGTTATTGAGTCCAGTTATTGGAAAAAGATTCCACGCATCTATTCAGCGGCTCCTATGGGGGTACCACTACACCAAGCAAAGTGGTCATGTGCAACTCGTAGGTGTAAAAGCCATAAAAAGTTAAAGCGGCTTTCACCTTCCCGTGGCACTCCACCTCTTCATCCTGCTCCCAAGCCCCCTCTGCAGCGCCAATATCTGGTTTTAGTTTGAGGAAAAATAAGACTAGTAGTCTTGGCTTCTAGTGGCCTAGTGCTTATGAAAATTAAGAGTTGTCAAACTATTcaggaggaactgcagtctgctcacataatttgtaataaatacATCTTTGCCACTCTGTAGCTTCCCTcccaccactttgcatattttatatatactgtgattctgtacttgctaaatatagaatgcatgaaggtaaaccttgagcctttacaaccaacgAATGTGGTGTCGGGCTGCTGAGTTGGTGCTGTGAATATGTCTGGCAAGCAGCTGCAGTGATGGGCCCTACAAGGTAAGGGAGTTTCTTGACACCACATGGTAGGCCGCAACCTCTCTCCTCCTCATGGAGAGGTATGCCTTACACAAGGCCCAGGAAGAAGAGCGCGAGACGGAACTCCTATCTCATTTTATAGTCTCTCCCAGAAGATCCCTGAGATATGTAGTCCTGGTGTATAGTTATGCAATGGAGCCGCCGGTCACAAAACTACTAGCCCATAATACAGTGGGTTGGCTCACCCACAAGAGTCACTGGTGTTCAGCATTAAAGGGCCACAACTATAGAATGACGGGAAGGGCACGTAATGTTACCTGTAGTCCACCATCACTACATTTTCAGACATTTGCCCGTTCAGATACATGTGTGAGCTCTAagtaaattaactttttttttttttttttttttttttttattaggactgCTGGAATTGCTATTCTTGCCATCGTGGTTGCCCTTGTTCTAATTATTGGCTGCTGGTACTTTAAGAGGAGGAGTGGCTATAAAATACTTGGGGTAAGAAACATTTCATATCCATGTACAGAAACTTATTTTGTACTACAcaattctaacttttttttatttttatttttttccagactcAGCAGTTCCGTCCTTCTGCAATCCGCGCTATGATGGGTGGAGCAAGAGAGCCTGCAGAGTGTAAAGTACCATTACAGGATTATAACACCCTGAATGTTGTAAGTTTTATAATTTGCATCTGCGTCTCAATATCTTAAACCAAACGTGTAGAGAAACTACTTTAGACATTGCATTGTCTTTGTCAAGCATGACATGGTTAATTCTATCTTCTTCTGGTAGATTCCACCCTTTATACATTTGAGGTTTCCTGAAATATATTGGATCTGTTGCCTTATATTCAATTGGTCTTCAGTTAGCTGTTGCAGTTCATACTTCAAAGATGGACTCCTAGCCAACAACTGCTTTCAACTACATGAATAATTTTCTCCTATCTTTAGGGACTAGCCAAAAACTTAAGCAAAACTATGTTCGAACAGAAGACCTTGTGCCTAAACAAATCCTCCCAACCCCCATTCGATTAACGCTAGTCCACAGTGCTGTAGCAGCCACTGACTGTACAATTCATGTGTGCAAATATTTTTTGCTGGATGTACTTAATATGTAAAGTTCTCAGTGGGTTAATGAAGAATCCAATACTGTAGTAGTGCCTAAAATTTTGCTATATTTGACCTGGTATAAgaccatttgggggggggggggggcacatgtagTGACACAATTGTTGGAAGCATAAAAGTTTGAACACCAATTCTCTTCTACAAAACCACATTAGAAAGTGGTAAGTACTTGCCAAGAATTTAGAATAGGCAGCAGATTGTGTCCCACTAACATTTTTACTCTGCTTCAAAGTTCTAGTTTGTTAAACTTTTTGGTGCAGACTGCAGTAAAAATGCAAAGCCTTTAATGGCATGAACTAGTTTAGAATCTTAAGGTCCCCAATATTTAGAACACAACTCTATAAAGCTCTTAAGCTTTTACTTGGCTTATTTTTATTGGTTTATCGGATCCTGCAGTGTCCCACAGATGCACCGGTGTTATAGTCCCTCAACTAGAATtggcacctcatccctttaaatccGAACACATACGAATTACACAGGTTGTGAGGCCAATTTAATGCAGAGAAGGTACCAAGTGAGTTtaacaccttaatcagccacagaactggTGTAAtgtgtgttcggttttaaagggatgaggtggcaaccttaCCCTCAACACTTGCCTCCCGGTCTGGTACAACAAAATCTTGACCATTTCCTCATGTTCAACCTTGATGTGTACAAAAGTGTGACTCAAATTAACATTTCAGTTTACTAACTACATTGTTTTTTGACTTTGCAGGCTCCAGGAGCTCCGCCAGCATATGAGAAGGTCTCTGCAGAAGCTCAGCCTCCACCATATACTCCCTGAACCAAATGTCAGCCATGTGTCCCATTTTTCTGTGTTAAAGGATCACTACCAAATAAAGTTGAACAAAACTTGTTTATGAAAAGTGGTGATGGCTTTGTTTATAAgggtaagtgccggttcacactggtgcagcaCAACTTGCCGTGTGACTCGGCAAGGCTATCTacacacgacttcagaggcgacttgcaaaatgacttatgtattgaagtcaatgcaagtcgccctgaagttgtcccaaagtagtacaggaacccttTTCTAAGTCAGAGTGACTTGAGTTGcttctattagaacggttccatcgtacagaacggagcgcgacttgtcaggcgaccaAGTGGCCTGACgagtcacccctgtgtgaactggctcttggtGTGTTGGAGTTATTTGAGTTATAAAAACTGCTTTAGTATGTTCTTAAACTCTAAAATGTAGGAACGGCAAGACTAGAAATGTGATTCTCATAGCTAAATTCTGAACTTGCAAGCTCTGTATTTACCTCGCCCTTAATTCGCTGCCTAGCAAGTTGCTACCCTAAAAAAGTACatgggttaacctccctggcggtatgatattgtcagatttatttattttttatgctgaaagcggtacaaatATTTTGCACGGAAATTTGGagtttttatattgtaggcctgtaatgctTGAAtaactctcttaaccacttaagccccagaccaaaatgcaggtaaaggaccaggcccctttttgcgattcggcactgcgtcgctttaactgacaattgtgcggtcatgcaacgtggctcccaacacacaaatagagcttttcttttggtggtatttgatcacctctgcttttttttttttttttatttgtgtataaacaatagagcgtcaattttgagaaaaatgcaatatttactttttgctataatatcccccaaaaatattttattggttggtttgcgcaaaatttatagcgtttacaaaatgggggctaGTGTTGCATTctaatgggttttttttttttttttttatcttttttttttttttttttgtgattgacattatggcggacaattttgacacatttttgggaccattgtcattttcacagcaaaaaaagcattgtttattgtggaaatgaccgttgcagtttgggagttaaccacagggggcgctgaaggtgttgtttcacctagtgtgtgtgtgtgtgtgtgtgtgtgtgtgtgtgtttacaactgtaggggggtgtggctgtaggagtgacgtcatcaattgtctccctataaaagggatgacacgatcgatgcagctgccacagtgaagccgtgtttacacgcggctctccccattcttcagttccggggaccgatcgcgggaccccagcggcgatcgggtcccggtgcttcggaccacggccaggtagatgtacaggacgtgccggtacgtgcatctgcccagccgtgccattctgctgacgtatctttacaggaggcggtccttaagtggttaaatatgtccaAACCACAGTCTAGTAGaaatctcgggtatgataaaatttgaaacacaaaatcataaattataatagaaTTGACTATAAATAACAAATGTAATacttttttattcaatacattttaagtCACTAATGCAATCACAAACGCTGACTTTTTTGGCCACAAGAGTGCAATAttacatccttgtgggtgctgacTTTTCTGTTGGTGgatgtggtccataaagtgacaACCAGTCAGGTGTTCTGGGTTCACAACGCCAGCAGCATGACATCCAGCTCTATTTACAGCTGTTGGTGCTTCAGAAACAGAAGTTCAACAACTTTGCAAAGTTGGCATTAAACCACAGGCTTGTCATTTAATGTTGTAGTCTATCACCACTTGTGATTTCATTGTCTTTTCCACCTTTTGTGTGTACCATGACAGTGGAGGCGTTGGTTATGAATAGtacttattaaacttttttttttttttttgtcgcgcCATCGTTTTGCCTTTCTGCCAGGCAACCATTGTTCCTGCCTTGAGCTTTTTATTGCCAAAGGTTGGCAGCATGTCACGCCGGTTGGCCCTAACGGTCCCATAGGCATCTTCCTTCTGTTGAAGGCACTCATAGAGTTCAGGAGAAGTGTAAAAATTGTCTGTAGTTACACATTAGCCCTGATTTAGCAATGGCTCAAAGTAAGAACTGATGCGGTTGCCATTCCATAATTACTGAATCTTTCGTTTGAATTTGGTTCCTTTCCCGGTGTATAGGACCGAATTTCATATGTAACCAGGGCTCGATTCACATAGCATGAATGATTATGTCAAATCGTGTTCTTTGACACCATATAGTATCCAGCTGAGTCTTACTTTTGTAGGCCGTTAGACTTCCATCTATATCTATACATCTATACTGATGTCCCTATCTGGTACATGGCTTTGCTGAAAAATTTTCTGCATAATTTGATATATCTCACAAATCTTTTTGCGTTTTGGATGAGTAGTCTCATCAAATTCTTAATTTTCCAAGTGCAAATACTTAATTATCTGGGAAAATTTGTACTCCGACATGACCGTGCCAAAGAATGGAGTGGCTAGTAATTTATTGCTGCACCTGCTATAGCGCAATGTTCGAAGCAAACAGTTGAAGATAGACAGGCAGGTGGATACAGGAGCAGCAGAGAGCAAAGGTTATTAGAACCTAATGCCCAGATTATTTGCcaggacagtcatgcttttttgtATGCTGTCCACCATGGCTTAGTCCCAGGATTAGGGAGAATGGGGCAGCAGCAAATGGGACTCCCTACTTTTGCAAAACCAAGGCAGAAGGGACTATTTCTTCCCTTTTGGGTGCAGTGAAGTAATCTGCGGCGATGCTATTTCTTAAACTAAAGTcccggctccccccccccatatgaccTTTGGTTGAGCCAGGTGGTACATGCAGGGGCCAGTGCCAAAATTCAAGCAGTCTATAGAGGGGGGCATCCTTGGGAATCGGTGCAGCGCAGCAAAGTTGGCGTTTCACCCATTTGGCTGGTGCCATTTCCGGCAATAGctgccaatttgacatgtcaaatcgcatcaatgtgaacctaggctaacgtGTCAAGGCTTAAAATGGTGTGGTACTGTAACTGTTACAGCAGCATGCTTTAGTACCCAATATTTtctataggcaacgctttaaaagccCCCAAGGTCATCAGTTTAGATTTAACTATGAATAACGTGCCTATAATTTTTTCTCTTGTTGCAGCATATGTGGTGATATGTAACATGtatttgcaatacatttttttcatgcatAGGCACCCATAACTTTTTataaagttatatattttttttttattggggggggggggggaacgcacGCTTAAGTGTAACTTTAACACTCCTGGACTCCTTTCCTCCTGCCAGCAACATTCTTAATGCTTGTAAATGTGTAAAATGCATTTAGGTGGGCCGCTCGCTTGGGCGGTAATTTCATTGGTCAGAATATCTTATTCTGGCTATTGAAAGAAATTGACACAAGTGCTAAATGCACCAATGTACATTTACACACATCAGGCGTGTTTCTGCCAAAACACTATTGCACCTAGACACACTGGCTGTGAgggagtttattttttttgcctctaaACATAGTGTGCATGGAAACATTGGGTTAACTAACATACAGGGGCATTTAGAGCCAGGAAACCATGCTAGATGCTGCTAGGAGCAGCAGAAACAACATCCAGTGTGCGTGAGGCCTAAttctttacactttaaaaaaaaaaaatcatcacacgGGCATAAAGTCCCTTTTtaggtgtttattttttattacatttttttttttttaagattttcttTAATGAGGCATAAGGGGTCTAAAAAGACATCTTGCACTATTAGCTTCTACCCTGGTCATACCAGCTGGAGAAAGTGACACCAAGActcaagtgcattttacaggttgCTTCCAGGTTATTAGCAGTAAGGGCAGATCGGTGAACCAAACTTCTCTGATCTCGCTCCCCTCTACCTTTAGGACCTACCATACCAGTCATTGCTGATGGGTGCCTAGAGCTCGTGAAACATACTTATGGCGGTGAGCAGGGATGTATTTAgggtttgtgctgccctaggcctgactaaacttgtgtaccccctaatttaaatatgacccaccccttcctgtcaggccacaccccttgcagcttaagacccaccctgaaattttcaagtggggacactagttctgatggcctggggggggggggggatggattccTTTAATttccatagatttcctctcacttcctgtttggctatgggacaggaagtgaagggaaatctctgcaatgggacagggatggtaaaaaaatgtaagcgaccccccccccccacagttgcagaatgccaacttcccacatactggaagcaatgcggtcgatttatgggggcgctaggcaaattagtttaacagtgtagcacaagccggcggggacactgtccatGCTGCCCCAGGCctgggccaggatacagcattggcggTGAGTGCTTTAAGCTCACGGTTGGCATATCAAATTTGCACTCTCCTGGTGGCAGTGTGTGTAAATCCCCCACAGACTTCTCGTACACAGCAGTGGTAAAAGGGGTTAAGGGCTAATGCTAGCACTAAAACTATGCCAGTTAGTAATTTAATAAGGTTTTTCTTCATGAGAAGATAAACGTCCTGCCACCTTGCTATGTTTTTAATTGCATGGCCTTGCCTCTGctacttatggcccgtacacatacGATCTGAATATcatacgacttttttcgcttaatagacGCAAGTAGATATTGAATAGGGTACTAAAGTCACAAAATCCTCgtatgacagaaaaaaattgtaagtgatgtcatgtgttgtagtgtctttgtattgtattttcggacatcTATACGGACAtctatactgactaaacgaaaatcgtaagatctggtatcgtacgagaatttttcatGCTTGTCTGATCGAATATAAGCAGAtcaactgtcgtgatcggctctcgaaagaagcgtacacacaatccgaaaacgttagattcttcctcggacgaccggttttgtccgatattcggatcgtgtgtacgggccattagagaCCCATTTAGACAGCTGTGGAATATGACATTATTGAAACCTCAATCACTAATTTAAAACAGGCAGTGGGAGCATtcacatgtaattaatgtttggTAATTGTCACAATCTCTGATTTATACCGGTAAATATGTTCCATGCATTCTCTGTAGAGTGTCCAGGAGATgctaaggggagatttactaaaagtggagcgcACAGAATATGGTGTAGCTGTGCGCAATAACTAATtaactcttagacccctttcacactggggcatttttcaggagctaaaaaagaagcctcatctgcaattccaatgtgaaagcccaggtgcttttaagcccccattcacacctaggcgttttgtcgcctgtagtgtgatgccgcagcagccccgagacgctggagggatgaaaacacattgccctctatggagatggttcacatctccacgccgaacgcctgccgcctgaaaaagtcctggaccttttttcaggcggcgttcggcataggagatgtgaaccatctccatagagggggtgaggctgcattcacaatcgcggcactttgtcgccgcaaatcgtgttacaaaacgccgcaatttgcgggacaaaatgctgcgattttgtacgcctaggtgtgaatgcagccttacactgaggcgctgcgctggtaGGGTgtcaaaaagtcctgcaagcagcttctttgcagcgctttagaagcggtgaatacactgctcctaaagcaccccttcccattgaaatcagcgggaagcgcctgcaaagcgtctTGGTAGCAGCGCTTTGTGGGCGCTTTTAACgctttattcggccactagcgggagtTAAAAGCGTCCCGCTAGGGCTCAAAATGCCAGTAAAGTGCCGCTAGGTTTAGCCGCGCTTTACCAGCGGTTTTGGGCACTGGCAGAGTGAAAGGgctcttcagcttgttcaattaagctttgacaatagaatttaagttagaagctgattggttactatgcacagctgcaccagattatgagtGCTACAGTTTAAATAAATCCCCAAACTTCCCCCTTAAATGTGAAGTGCTGTCTAATAAAGTTTGCAATATTGTTTGCACAACAGAAACAAAGGACATGCCCTCTAGATGTCATTCCAGGACAGCATGTGAGGGTGACTTCACCCAGCCAGGAAACAcaattttccttgtcaaaaacATTTTATTGAGTACAAAGGTGCAATACAAATTACAGGGAATACATAAAATACATCGAAAATAGAGAAGCTCAAATATTCTTATTCCAAGATGTAAATATTTGTGGACAAAGTTTGGTATACTATTTAGTCACTAATGACATTAAGATTATTAAGTTTAGAGGTTTTATGTAGTTATTAGTAACTACTGACATATATAGTGTCTGTGAAGCAAAGAGTTATTAACAATACAAAGGGAGCTTCAAAATCATAATGGTAAataacagagtaaaaataaaaataacgatAACTATaataaaatggagaaaaaaaagagtaCTGGAACCATAAGGGGGGCCTGTGTGGTTGAGCCAAGAGCCACCACTCCAATCCAAGAGATGTTGAACAATGGCATATATAACACACTGATTCAGCTACCAGGCAATATACAGGGAGGCAATATACAAGGCGGTAGGTGATTTACATCTCACAAGTAATGAAGAgcaacatattaaccacttaagacccggactttTATGCAGGCAAAGGACCTAGCTAGttgttgcgattcggcactgcgtcgctttaactgacaattgcggtgtggctcccaaacaaaattggcgtccttttttttccccccacaaatagagctttcttttggtggtatttgatcacctctgcggttttgattttttgcgctataaacaaaaatagagcgacaattttgaaaaaatcaatattttttttctcagtataggacgatacgtattcttctaccaatttttggtaaaaaaaaaatcgcaataagggtttatcgattggtttgcgcaaaatttgtagcgtttacaatttttgggcccattgtcattttcacagcaaaaaatgctataaaatgcattgtttactgtgaaaatgacaattgcagtttgggagttaaccacaaggg
This window encodes:
- the MLANA gene encoding melanoma antigen recognized by T-cells 1 isoform X2, whose product is MPRPGTSSGLGAYSSGRGRSHGLSVEETAGIAILAIVVALVLIIGCWYFKRRSGYKILGTQQFRPSAIRAMMGGAREPAECKVPLQDYNTLNVAPGAPPAYEKVSAEAQPPPYTP
- the MLANA gene encoding melanoma antigen recognized by T-cells 1 isoform X1, producing the protein MVLNSSLVSRFRKSWLCEPWRMPRPGTSSGLGAYSSGRGRSHGLSVEETAGIAILAIVVALVLIIGCWYFKRRSGYKILGTQQFRPSAIRAMMGGAREPAECKVPLQDYNTLNVAPGAPPAYEKVSAEAQPPPYTP